Part of the Amycolatopsis sp. 195334CR genome is shown below.
TCACCTGCGACTCGGCGGTGGCCACCTCCCCGACCATCGGCAGCACGTTGTCCAGCAGCTGGTCCAGGTCCACCCGCTCGTCGACGGACATCGACAGCGCCTCGTGCACCATCGCGATCGACGACACCCGCCGCACCGACTCGCCGAGCGCCAGCCTCGCCTCCTCGCTGGCCGTCCGCCGCGACTGCAACCGCAGCAGCGCGGCCACGGTCTGCAGGTTGTTCTTCACGCGGTGGTGGATCTCACGGATCGTGGCGTCCTTCGACAGCAGCGCGCGATCCCGCCGCTTCACCTCGGTCACGTCGCGCACGAGCACCAGCGCGCCGGCGGGCTGCCCGGCCGGCCGCAACGGCAGCGCACGGAACAGCACGACCGCGCCACGGCGTGAGTCGGCCTCGGTGCGTGAACCCGGCTTGCCGTCGAGCGCGTCGATGATGCGGTGGGAGACCTCGGTGGCGTCGAACGGGTCGCGGATCAGCGACCGGGTCAGCGGCGCGAGCCGCACGCCGACCAGATCGGACTCGTAGCCCATGCGGTGGTAGGCCGACAGGCCGTTCGGGCTGGCGAAGACCACCGTGCCCGACTGGTCGAGCCGGATCAGCCCGTCCCCGACGCGCGGGCTGGTGTGCACGTCGGTGAGCGTGCCGTCGGCCGGGAAGCTGCCGTCGGCGATCATCTGGCACAGGTCGGCCGCGCTGCCGAGGTAGGCGATCTCCAACGGGCTCGGCACGCGCGGCGAAGCCAGGTTCGTCTCGCGGCTGAGCACCGCGATCACCTGCTTGCCGAAGGTCACCGGGATCGCTTCCCGCCGCATCGGCAGGTCGCGGTACCAGTGCGGGTCCTCCTCGCGGCTGATCTTCACCTCGCGCATCGCGCGCTCGAGCTGCGGGTGCTCGTCGATGGTGAACCGGCTGCCGACCACGTCCTCGGGGTGCGCGGTCGGCGCGGTGGTCGGCCGGGCCTGCGCCACGCAGACGAAGTCGCCGCCGTCGGGCTGGACGTTCTCAGCCACCGGTACCCAGAGCAGGAAGTCGCTGAACGACAGGTCGGCCAGCAGCTGCCACTCGGCCACCACCGACTGCAGGTGGTCGGCCGCCTCGCCGGACAGTCCGGTGTTCTCGGCCAGCAGATCGGAGAGAGTGCTCACGCACCTATTCCAGCACGGCCAGCAGGTCGCCCTCCTGCACCACGTCCCCTTCGCCCACGGCGAGCCGCGAAAGCCGGCCCGAGCCCTCG
Proteins encoded:
- a CDS encoding sensor histidine kinase, which produces MSTLSDLLAENTGLSGEAADHLQSVVAEWQLLADLSFSDFLLWVPVAENVQPDGGDFVCVAQARPTTAPTAHPEDVVGSRFTIDEHPQLERAMREVKISREEDPHWYRDLPMRREAIPVTFGKQVIAVLSRETNLASPRVPSPLEIAYLGSAADLCQMIADGSFPADGTLTDVHTSPRVGDGLIRLDQSGTVVFASPNGLSAYHRMGYESDLVGVRLAPLTRSLIRDPFDATEVSHRIIDALDGKPGSRTEADSRRGAVVLFRALPLRPAGQPAGALVLVRDVTEVKRRDRALLSKDATIREIHHRVKNNLQTVAALLRLQSRRTASEEARLALGESVRRVSSIAMVHEALSMSVDERVDLDQLLDNVLPMVGEVATAESQVTLSRTGAFGVVVAEIATPLVMVVAELVQNAVGHAFPGGRPGKVQISAERSARWLDIVISDDGQGLPQGFSLERADGLGLQIVRTLIESELRGSLSLRPGRSEAGGGRRGTEAALRIPLSRRL